Proteins from a genomic interval of Candidatus Hydrogenedentota bacterium:
- a CDS encoding Gfo/Idh/MocA family oxidoreductase: MQQTPASGVNGGATRRDFLKTAAAATAASSAAFIARNAHAAGSDVLRVGMIGSGPRCTGAAAEALTADPGARVVAMCDMIPGRIQAKRERLKDQFKDRIAVDDDHCFTGFDGYKRVIEASDVVLIANAAKFHPFHAMAALQAGKHVFVEKPHGIDPAGIRLLRQAAEVAKEKGLCLASGLQSRHHSGYAETIQRIHDGAIGEIVCLEENFLRPPYQITPREPWMSELQWQCSTQYHFNWLSGDDVPQSLVHNLDRASWVLGDQAPVKCHGIAGRSSMTDPIYGNVFDHHSVVYEMENGVRIYAFCRTTENCFNDNSSIVFGSKGRASILNCEIWGENAWRWKGECNPYQVEHDTLFKAIRSGEPVNNGDFMARSTMIGIMGQLSCYTGEEITWERVNNSDFAYPPRPEDCHDAMEPPVLPNPDGSYPVYKPGLTRLLES, encoded by the coding sequence ATGCAGCAGACACCGGCATCCGGCGTGAACGGCGGCGCGACCCGCCGCGACTTCCTCAAGACGGCGGCGGCGGCCACGGCCGCGTCCTCGGCGGCCTTCATCGCGCGCAACGCCCACGCCGCCGGGAGCGACGTCCTCCGCGTCGGCATGATCGGCAGCGGCCCGCGCTGCACCGGCGCGGCGGCGGAGGCGCTCACGGCGGACCCCGGCGCGCGCGTCGTCGCCATGTGCGACATGATCCCCGGCCGGATCCAGGCCAAGCGCGAGCGGCTCAAGGACCAGTTCAAGGACCGCATCGCCGTGGACGACGACCACTGCTTCACGGGCTTCGACGGGTACAAGCGCGTCATCGAGGCGTCCGACGTGGTGCTCATCGCCAACGCGGCCAAGTTCCACCCCTTCCACGCCATGGCGGCGCTCCAGGCCGGGAAGCACGTCTTTGTCGAGAAGCCCCACGGCATAGACCCTGCGGGCATCCGGCTGCTCCGGCAGGCGGCGGAGGTGGCGAAGGAGAAGGGGCTCTGCCTCGCCTCCGGGCTCCAGAGCCGCCACCACTCCGGCTACGCCGAGACGATCCAGCGCATCCACGACGGCGCCATCGGCGAGATCGTCTGCCTCGAGGAGAACTTCCTGCGGCCCCCCTACCAGATCACGCCGCGCGAGCCGTGGATGTCCGAACTGCAGTGGCAGTGCAGCACGCAGTACCACTTCAACTGGCTCTCCGGCGACGACGTGCCCCAGTCCCTCGTGCACAACCTCGACCGCGCGAGCTGGGTGCTCGGCGACCAGGCGCCCGTGAAGTGCCACGGCATCGCCGGCCGCTCCTCCATGACCGACCCCATCTACGGCAACGTCTTCGACCACCACTCCGTGGTCTACGAGATGGAGAACGGCGTCCGCATCTACGCCTTCTGCCGCACCACCGAGAACTGCTTCAACGACAACTCCAGCATCGTCTTCGGCAGCAAGGGCCGCGCCTCCATTTTGAACTGCGAGATCTGGGGCGAGAACGCCTGGCGCTGGAAGGGCGAATGCAACCCCTACCAGGTCGAGCACGACACCCTCTTCAAGGCCATCCGCTCCGGCGAGCCGGTCAACAACGGCGATTTCATGGCCCGCAGCACCATGATCGGCATCATGGGGCAGCTCTCCTGCTACACCGGCGAGGAGATCACCTGGGAGCGCGTCAACAACTCCGACTTCGCCTATCCGCCCCGGCCCGAGGACTGCCACGACGCCATGGAGCCCCCCGTCCTCCCGAACCCCGACGGCAGCTACCCCGTCTACAAGCCCGGGCTCACGCGCCTGCTGGAGTCCTGA
- the hydE gene encoding [FeFe] hydrogenase H-cluster radical SAM maturase HydE, whose translation MIPERPPLEEIERWLREEDPARLEELWARADAVRREHVGDEVHLRGLVEISSHCCRKCGYCGLRADNRDLTRYRMDREEVLNCAREAREFGYGTVVLQSGEDYGITREWVTDIIHAIKAETGLAVTLSLGERPDGDLVAWREAGANRYLLRFETSDPRLYAMIHPPGPGRDLSDRIAMLRRLRELGYEAGSGVMVGIPGQTYAMLAKDIATFGELDLDMIGVGPYIPHPATPLSENRPVDGVDRLVPMPAPDGGQVPNTEAMTYKVVALTRLACPEGNIPSTTALATLNLARGRELGLQRGANIVMPNLTPPEYRSLYEIYPAKACISETGRECHLCMKARIRGIGRTPGAGPGGRKRTKL comes from the coding sequence ATGATTCCCGAACGCCCCCCCCTGGAAGAGATCGAGCGCTGGCTGCGCGAGGAGGACCCCGCGCGGCTGGAGGAACTTTGGGCGCGCGCGGACGCCGTCCGCAGGGAGCATGTCGGCGACGAGGTGCACCTGCGCGGGCTCGTCGAAATCTCCAGCCACTGCTGCCGCAAATGCGGCTACTGCGGCCTGCGCGCGGACAACCGGGACCTCACCCGCTACCGCATGGACCGGGAGGAGGTGCTGAACTGCGCGCGCGAGGCGCGTGAGTTCGGCTACGGCACCGTGGTGCTCCAGTCCGGCGAGGACTACGGCATCACGCGCGAATGGGTGACCGACATCATTCACGCCATCAAGGCGGAAACGGGGCTGGCGGTGACCCTGAGCCTCGGCGAGCGGCCCGACGGGGATCTGGTCGCCTGGCGGGAGGCCGGCGCCAACCGCTACCTCCTGCGGTTTGAGACCTCCGACCCCCGGCTTTACGCCATGATCCACCCGCCCGGACCGGGCCGCGACCTTTCCGACCGCATCGCCATGCTCCGCCGTCTGCGGGAACTCGGCTACGAGGCGGGCAGCGGCGTGATGGTCGGCATCCCCGGCCAGACCTATGCCATGCTCGCGAAGGACATCGCCACGTTTGGCGAACTGGACCTCGACATGATCGGCGTGGGGCCCTACATCCCCCATCCCGCGACCCCGCTGTCGGAGAACCGCCCCGTGGACGGCGTGGACCGCCTGGTGCCCATGCCCGCGCCCGACGGCGGGCAGGTGCCCAACACGGAGGCCATGACCTACAAGGTGGTGGCCCTCACCCGGCTGGCCTGCCCCGAGGGCAACATCCCCAGCACGACCGCCCTCGCCACGCTCAACCTCGCCCGGGGCCGCGAACTCGGCCTCCAGCGCGGGGCCAACATCGTCATGCCCAACCTCACGCCGCCGGAATACCGGAGCCTCTACGAAATCTATCCCGCCAAGGCCTGCATCTCCGAGACCGGCCGCGAGTGCCACTTGTGCATGAAAGCCCGCATCCGCGGCATTGGCCGCACCCCCGGCGCCGGCCCCGGCGGCCGGAAGAGGACGAAGTTGTAG
- the hydF gene encoding [FeFe] hydrogenase H-cluster maturation GTPase HydF, which yields MQTTPKSMRLHIGLFGRRNAGKSSLLNAITRQRVSIVSEHAGTTTDPVEKPMELLPLGPVLFIDTAGVDDIGALGELRVEKTRAVLDRTDLGVIVAQAGEWGDFEEELLNELVRREVPVVAVFNKADLGKPSPALAEGLAARGARVVETVASEGGGILDFRQALLDSAPADFIETPAIVSDLVGPGEMAVLVVPIDKEAPKGRLILPQVQSIRDLLDGDAYCMVVKERELRDALDRLTRPPKLVVTDSQAFLKVAADTPRGVPMTSFSILFARYRGDLVTQTLGAAAIGGLKPGDKVLIAESCSHHPIADDIGRVKIPRWLTQYVGGKLQIDHVQGHDFPATLAEYALVVHCGACTTNRRAMLTRILRCRQAGVPITNYGLAIAYSLGIFERALEPFPAALEAYQAAVAGNPPGR from the coding sequence ATGCAGACCACGCCTAAGTCCATGCGCCTGCACATCGGCCTGTTCGGCCGCCGCAACGCGGGGAAGTCCAGCCTGCTGAACGCCATCACGCGCCAGCGGGTGTCCATCGTGTCCGAGCACGCGGGCACCACCACGGACCCCGTGGAAAAACCGATGGAACTGCTTCCGCTGGGGCCGGTGCTCTTCATTGACACCGCCGGGGTGGACGACATCGGCGCCCTGGGCGAGCTGCGCGTGGAAAAGACCCGCGCCGTCCTCGACCGCACGGACCTCGGCGTCATCGTCGCGCAGGCGGGGGAGTGGGGCGACTTCGAGGAAGAACTGCTGAACGAGCTGGTCCGGCGGGAGGTGCCCGTCGTCGCCGTGTTCAACAAGGCCGACCTCGGAAAGCCGTCCCCGGCGCTGGCGGAGGGCCTCGCCGCGCGCGGGGCGCGCGTGGTGGAGACCGTCGCCTCCGAAGGGGGGGGCATCCTGGACTTCCGCCAGGCCCTGCTCGACAGCGCGCCCGCCGACTTCATCGAGACCCCGGCCATCGTGTCCGACCTCGTGGGGCCGGGCGAGATGGCCGTGCTCGTCGTGCCCATTGACAAGGAGGCGCCCAAGGGGCGGCTCATCCTGCCGCAGGTGCAGTCCATCCGCGACCTGCTCGACGGCGACGCCTACTGCATGGTCGTGAAGGAGCGGGAGCTGCGCGACGCCCTGGACCGTCTCACCCGCCCGCCAAAGCTGGTGGTGACGGACTCCCAGGCCTTCCTGAAGGTGGCGGCGGACACGCCCCGCGGCGTGCCCATGACCAGTTTCTCCATCCTCTTCGCGCGCTACCGCGGCGACCTGGTCACCCAGACCCTGGGCGCGGCGGCCATCGGCGGGCTGAAGCCCGGCGACAAGGTGCTTATCGCGGAGTCGTGCAGCCACCACCCCATCGCGGACGACATCGGCCGGGTCAAGATCCCCCGGTGGCTCACGCAGTACGTCGGCGGGAAACTCCAGATTGACCATGTGCAGGGCCACGACTTCCCGGCCACCCTCGCGGAGTACGCGCTGGTGGTCCACTGCGGCGCCTGCACCACCAACCGGCGCGCCATGCTCACCCGCATCCTGCGCTGCCGCCAGGCGGGCGTGCCCATCACCAACTACGGCCTCGCCATCGCGTACAGCCTCGGCATCTTCGAGCGCGCCCTGGAGCCCTTCCCCGCCGCTTTGGAGGCCTACCAGGCCGCCGTCGCGGGGAATCCCCCGGGGAGGTGA